Proteins from a single region of Styela clava chromosome 1, kaStyClav1.hap1.2, whole genome shotgun sequence:
- the LOC120333747 gene encoding atlastin-like: protein MAAKAIAEITDGKFKLNIGNLTAVLHNLKCQDLAIVSMAGAHRTGKSFMLNFFLRYLRNKGWENKNWFGPEDMKIQDDFEWRNGSTPQTLGIFVWPEIFYVEKDGKQVGVLIVNTQGLFDDRSSPDTNINIMAISTLLSSHQILNFLRNVRGTDLEHLQLALEYALAASHKFQMKDKSFQKLTFLVRDWPLPREHEFGHGGDAYVNQVLKETDSNQPESVTQVKKSIYQGFEHVNGFLMSKPRPINGWKSSRDIRNSDITGKFRDHIITLADSILNPKNLVVKKMFGQPISANGLINLISEFSNWIQSGKQPKIETCLEGTIKANNATALQDAVTKYRCSLKELIGSSFPSEEELHGHHKNALREAEKVFRSMARLGSESKNENVWNRVKEECEMYNEDMEEEFRLRKVAKIQELRKKSEEVEKEYEYKMNKLLTNVSLKILEVKHMQYYHEALHEYERYAIGSEALAQDGDYIIEQLKTRMRAFFKQLKQQREILENKKQIAKEKEQFEMQKAARDYSNDQQQKMAKELSIKSLQISKEMGRNDFIQKMKPYENTYEENFPTICRGKMLEVLEEFDEETKDLGDSLEEKILEARIDLEKTIQEVLNRGIQRNNENNELNGTRVGDAVQAIVLKYRGALNELMLKAYVKTGGFEVVEQRYIEEIDAQVGNEAIKELIKEEIRKETEKAKSKNEKDKDYKSVTADENTVANYLAIGVITITFPVWVPLGLIGLVVAGVVSGVVKLKDFIKKKMRSRK from the exons ATGGCAGCCAAGGCAATAGCTGAAATCACagatggaaaatttaaattgaatattggcAATTTGACTGCTGTACTCCACAACCTGAAATGTCAAGATTTGGCAATCGTTTCCATGGCTGGAGCTCATCGAACGGGGAAATCATTTATGCTAAACTTTTTCTTACGGTATCTTCGCAATAAAGGG TGGGAAAACAAAAACTGGTTTGGACCTGAAGATATGAAAATACAAGATGACTTTGAATGGAGAAATGGATCAACCCCTCAAACTTTGGGAATTTTTGTTTGGCCTGAgatattttatgttgaaaaagaTGGAAAACAG GTTGGAGTTCTGATTGTGAACACCCAAGGATTATTTGACGATAGAAGTTCACCTGACACAAATATTAACATTATGGCAATCAGCACTCTTTTATCCTCTCACCAAATTCTCAATTTTCTGAGAAATGTGCGGGGAacagacttggaacatttgcag CTTGCATTAGAATATGCACTCGCTGCTTCTCATAAATTCCAAATGAAAGATAAGTCATTCCAG AAACTTACTTTCTTGGTTCGAGATTGGCCACTTCCTCGTGAACATGAGTTTGGACATGGTGGAGATGCATATGTCAACCAAGTTTTGAAAGAAACAGATTCAAATCAACCAGAAAGTGTTACGCAAGTGAAAAAATCTATTTATCAGGGATTCGAGCATGTAAATGGATTCTTGATGTCTAAACCAAGACCAATTAATGGATGGAAAAGTTCTCGAGATATTCGAAATTCAG ACATTACAGGAAAGTTTCGAGATCATATCATTACGTTGGCTGATTCAATTTTAAATCCGAAAAATCTTGTTGTGAAGAAAATGTTTGGGCAGCCTATCTCAGCAAACGGCCTGATAAACCTCATAAGTGAATTCAGCAATTGGATTCAGTCAGGAAAGCAACCTAAAATTGAGACATGTCTAGAG GGCACCATAAAGGCGAACAATGCAACCGCTCTGCAGGACGCTGTGACAAAATATCGTTGTAGTTTGAAAGAG CTTATTGGTTCTTCATTTCCTTCTGAAGAGGAACTCCATGGACATCATAAAAATGCACTCAGAGAAGCAGAAAAAGTATTTCGTAGCATGGCAAGATTAGGATCTGAAAGTAAAAATGAGAATGTTTGGAATCGTGTGAAAGAAGAATGTGAAATGTATAACGAGGATATGGAAGAGGAATTTAGATTAAGAAAG GTGGCAAAAATTCAGGAACTTCGCAAAAAATCAGAAGAGGTGGAAAAAGAGTATGAATATAAAATGAACAAGTTGCTTACG AATGTTTCGTTGAAAATACTTGAAGTTAAACACATGCAATACTACCATGAGGCGCTTCATGAGTATGAACGTTATGCTATCGGTTCGGAAGCCCTTGCACAGGATGGAGATTATATAATTGAGCAGTTAAAGACAAGAATGAGAGCatttttcaaacaattgaaGCAACAACGAGAGATAttggaaaacaaaaaacaaattgcAAAG GAAAAAGAACAATTCGAAATGCAAAAAGCTGCTCGTGATTACTCAAATGACCAACAGCAAAAGATGGCAAAG gAATTAAGTATAAAAAGTCTGCAAATCAGTAAGGAAATGGGAAGAAATGactttattcaaaaaatgaaacCG TACGAGAATACATACGAGGAGAACTTCCCAACAATCTGCCGCGGAAAAATGCTGGAGGTTTTGGAAGAATTCGATGAAGAAACGAAAGATCTAGGAGATTCtttagaagagaaaatattggaGGCAAGAATCGATTTGGAGAAAACAATACAAGAAGTACTGAATAGAGGAATTCAAAGAAACAACGAAAACAAT GAACTGAATGGAACCAGAGTGGGCGATGCAGTCCAAGCGATTGTTTTGAAGTATCGAGGGGCATTAAATGAG CTGATGCTGAAAGCTTACGTGAAGACCGGTGGTTTTGAAGTGGTTGAGCAACGTTACATTGAAGAAATTGACGCCCAAGTCGGTAATGAGGCAATCAAAGAATTAATAAAGGAAGAAATAAGAAAGGAAACTGAGAAGGCCAAATCCAAGAATGAGAAGGATAAAGATTACAAGTCTGTTACAGCAGATGAAAATACAGTTGCAAATTATTTAGCGATAGGAGTGATAACCATCACTTTTCCCGTCTGGGTTCCACTGGGTTTGATTGGATTAGTGGTAGCTGGAGTTGTATCAGGGGTGGTCAAGCTTAAAGATTTCATCAAGAAAAAGATGAGATCCAGAAAATAG
- the LOC120344129 gene encoding uncharacterized protein LOC120344129: MQKSIGSDEIGKAEIGPEGGSIHFDDCFVTIPPGALNHPLLFKLNLQTDSTQFCPEDFVGITPVLSSSTPIQSHLPMIIRLRTWCRTKQENVIAYVAYMENEDSDIKILAQKQLKETGQYISFETEHVSRLFVYIKTLFIEKVEFKVQPELFFNRKGKFRCIFSLDDETTKKEVFSEMNRAEYSQTPFIFNLLTVKCGNQISIKISAESYETTQNYTFIPVNKNGFSISEDLWKGNRKVIEFQVSPLPQPQELLDIKFELNQNGKTECLDYNLLWSKLDFIDEID, encoded by the exons ATGCAAAAATCCATTGGATCTGATG AAATTGGAAAAGCTGAGATCGGCCCTGAAGGAGGTTCCATTCATTTCGATGATTGCTTTGTTACAATTCCACCCGGAGCTTTGAACCATCCTCTGCTCTTTAAACTGAATCTTCAGACAGATTCGACACAATTTTGTCCGGAAGATTTTGTCGGAATAACTCCAGTTTTGAGTAGTAG cACACCTATACAGTCCCATCTTCCCATGATAATAAGATTAAGGACTTGGTGTCGTACGAAACAAGAAAATGTTATCGCGTATGTTGCTTACATGGAAAATGAGGATTCGGACATAAAAATACTTGCTCAAAAACAACTGAAAGAAACTGGACAGTATATAAGTTTTGAAACTGAGCATGTTTCAAGATTGtttgtttatataaaaacaCTCTTCATTGAAAAGGTTGAGTTTAAAGTTCAGCCAGAACTTTTCTTCAACAGAAAGG GTAAATTCAGATGCATATTCTCACTTGATGATGAAACAACGAAGAAAGAAGTTTTTTCAGAAATGAACAGAGCAGAATACAGCCAAACGCcgtttatatttaatcttttaACAGTGAAATGTGGGAACCAAATTTCTATTAAGATCAG TGCAGAGTCATATGAAACAACACAAAACTACACTTTCATTCCGGTAAATAAGAATGGATTTTCAATAAGTGAAGATCTTTGGAAGGGAAATAGAAAAGTCATTGAATTTCag GTATCTCCACTTCCGCAACCGCAAGAACTTCTTGATATTAAGTTTGAATTGAATCAAAATGGGAAGACTGAGTGTTTGGATTATAACCTGTTATGGTCTAAACTAG